A single genomic interval of Microbacterium sp. LWO14-1.2 harbors:
- a CDS encoding helix-turn-helix domain-containing protein, producing the protein MAQYSILDLRDDADRLGLRLHAGPVDDRQVARVDLAAVDRIDALASGTLAIIAGDEQPPPFRIDVALRQASARGLAGLVFTTPLTLAETARVLAERGGVPVFSATGSTAAELAKTIDRAISGGASEAMMRGARAIAVASEAASAPDSTTESILAAAGAALGADLAIDPDAAAAWTEADAVFIGEVPIGRLVAAQADDASMVAVPVIASLLSRAAQRQSRDRFAPTQSRADLLLELVLADPSRAEGFVPQAARLGLPLARSHVVAWLSPTRRADPDARAPRSVQPALELFALQLVESRAEMWHVAFLQDDLLLVCTEEHGAGDHQRRVREVAARIQRQAQEIAGADWAYTLGLGTPQVGALGLRQSAAEARIAAESAIAAGRLGGVELTDVTGLRRVLLDVYASPISRELLQDILRPLDELGPERARQSVRTLLAYLGHEGSLVHAGRELTLHPNGVGYRMRRIRELLGIDLDDPDARFAVELACRVRLLGDG; encoded by the coding sequence ATGGCACAGTACTCGATCCTCGACCTTCGCGATGATGCCGACCGCCTCGGCCTCCGACTGCACGCGGGCCCTGTCGACGACCGCCAGGTCGCGCGCGTCGACCTCGCCGCCGTCGACCGGATCGACGCTCTCGCCAGCGGGACGCTCGCGATCATCGCCGGCGACGAGCAGCCGCCGCCCTTCCGCATCGACGTCGCTCTGCGCCAGGCCAGCGCCCGCGGGCTCGCGGGTCTCGTGTTCACGACCCCCCTGACCCTCGCGGAGACCGCCAGGGTGCTGGCGGAGCGAGGCGGGGTGCCCGTGTTCTCCGCGACCGGCAGCACGGCGGCCGAGCTCGCGAAGACGATCGACCGCGCCATCTCGGGCGGGGCCTCCGAGGCGATGATGCGCGGTGCGCGAGCGATCGCCGTCGCGTCGGAGGCCGCCTCCGCCCCCGACAGCACGACCGAGAGCATCCTCGCGGCCGCGGGGGCCGCACTCGGAGCCGACCTGGCGATCGACCCGGATGCCGCGGCCGCCTGGACAGAGGCCGACGCGGTGTTCATCGGCGAGGTGCCGATCGGACGCCTCGTCGCCGCCCAGGCGGACGATGCGAGCATGGTCGCCGTGCCCGTCATCGCCTCACTGCTCTCGCGCGCCGCGCAGCGGCAGAGCCGCGACCGGTTCGCCCCCACGCAGTCGCGCGCCGACCTGCTGCTCGAGCTCGTTCTCGCCGACCCGTCTCGTGCAGAGGGATTCGTTCCGCAGGCCGCGCGGCTCGGCCTCCCCCTCGCCCGCTCGCACGTGGTCGCCTGGCTCAGCCCCACCCGTCGGGCCGACCCCGATGCCAGGGCGCCGCGCAGCGTGCAGCCGGCGCTCGAACTGTTCGCCCTGCAGCTCGTCGAGTCGCGCGCGGAGATGTGGCACGTCGCCTTCCTGCAGGACGATCTGCTGCTGGTCTGCACCGAGGAGCACGGAGCCGGCGACCATCAGCGCCGCGTGCGGGAGGTGGCCGCGCGCATCCAGCGGCAGGCGCAGGAGATCGCCGGCGCGGACTGGGCGTACACGCTCGGACTCGGCACGCCCCAGGTGGGGGCGCTCGGTCTGCGCCAGTCCGCGGCCGAGGCGCGCATCGCGGCGGAGTCGGCGATCGCCGCCGGGCGCCTGGGCGGCGTCGAGCTCACCGACGTGACGGGGCTGCGACGCGTGCTGCTCGACGTGTACGCCTCGCCCATCAGCAGGGAGCTGCTGCAGGACATCCTGCGTCCGCTCGACGAGCTCGGGCCGGAGCGCGCCAGACAGTCCGTCCGCACGCTGCTGGCCTATCTCGGGCACGAGGGCTCGCTCGTGCACGCCGGACGCGAGCTGACACTGCATCCGAACGGCGTCGGATACCGCATGCGCCGCATCCGCGAGCTGCTCGGCATCGACCTGGACGACCCCGACGCGAGGTTCGCCGTCGAACTCGCCTGCCGCGTGCGGCTTCTCGGCGACGGGTGA
- a CDS encoding M20 family metallopeptidase — MTPATEEKTTSTAEGFADAAESLRDSLIAIRRELHSAVEIGLDLPRTQGILLRELADLDLEVTRGEGLTSITAVLRGGRPGPVVLLRGDMDGLPIAEATGLPFAATSGAMHACGHDLHMAGLLGAARLLAARRDELAGTVVFMFQPGEEGQAGGRIMIEEGVLDAAGDRPVAAYALHVDSATSSGRLVTREGAMMASASALRMTLHGTGGHAAFPQLGIDPVPVAAQLILATQTFAARRLPATDQAVISITRLSSDSEASNVLAASVFLEANIRTLSMTTLDTVRDELPTMLAGIAEANGCRLETEFIASYPVTYNDPAETREVLSVLDGLVGVERVTRLAAPSMASEDFSYVLQEVPGALVFVGAAPDSGPMPLHSEHAVFDDGVLPLQATVLAELAWRRLARGEA; from the coding sequence ATGACTCCCGCGACCGAGGAGAAGACCACGTCGACAGCGGAAGGATTCGCGGATGCCGCGGAGTCGCTGCGCGATTCGCTGATCGCGATCCGCCGCGAGCTGCATTCCGCGGTCGAGATCGGCCTCGACCTGCCGCGCACGCAGGGGATCCTGTTGCGCGAACTGGCGGATCTTGACCTCGAGGTCACCCGGGGCGAGGGTCTGACGTCGATCACGGCGGTGCTCAGGGGCGGCCGCCCCGGACCGGTCGTGCTGCTGCGCGGCGACATGGACGGACTCCCGATCGCCGAGGCCACCGGACTGCCGTTCGCCGCCACGTCGGGTGCGATGCACGCGTGCGGGCACGACCTGCACATGGCGGGCCTGCTCGGCGCCGCGCGCCTGCTCGCAGCGCGCCGCGACGAGCTCGCGGGCACGGTGGTCTTCATGTTCCAGCCGGGCGAGGAGGGGCAGGCGGGCGGTCGCATCATGATCGAGGAGGGCGTGCTCGACGCGGCAGGCGACCGGCCGGTCGCGGCCTACGCGCTCCACGTCGACAGCGCCACGTCGTCGGGCCGTCTGGTGACCCGCGAGGGGGCGATGATGGCGAGCGCGAGCGCGCTGCGCATGACTCTGCACGGGACCGGCGGGCATGCCGCCTTCCCTCAGCTCGGCATCGATCCGGTGCCCGTCGCCGCGCAGCTCATCCTCGCGACGCAGACCTTCGCCGCACGACGTCTGCCCGCCACCGATCAGGCCGTGATCTCGATCACGCGCCTGAGCAGCGACTCGGAGGCGAGCAACGTCCTCGCGGCGAGCGTGTTCCTGGAGGCGAACATCCGCACCCTGTCGATGACGACCCTCGACACCGTGCGCGATGAGCTCCCGACCATGCTGGCGGGCATCGCAGAGGCGAACGGATGCCGGTTGGAGACCGAGTTCATCGCCTCGTATCCGGTGACCTACAACGACCCCGCGGAGACGCGGGAGGTCCTGTCGGTGCTCGACGGTCTCGTCGGCGTCGAGCGCGTCACGCGGTTGGCGGCGCCGTCGATGGCCTCCGAGGACTTCTCTTACGTGCTGCAGGAGGTCCCCGGCGCCCTCGTGTTCGTCGGCGCAGCCCCCGACAGCGGCCCGATGCCGTTGCACTCCGAGCATGCGGTCTTCGACGACGGTGTCCTGCCTCTGCAGGCGACGGTTCTCGCCGAGCTCGCGTGGCGCCGACTCGCGCGGGGCGAGGCCTGA
- a CDS encoding ABC transporter permease, which yields MTTTPPPATAEVVDTTTAALAARAEERRLRRGLSPRTAFLLRRLGRLVLSLAVVVVASFLLMYLVPGDPVRAALGQSATPQLVEATRAQLGLDRPMGEQFLRYLGGLVTGDLGTSVRLQRPVTDVLSQRFPTTLLLAVLAFVIAVVGALPAGIGAAVLARSGRRRGLSIALSAFLGILIAVPSFLVAVALIALFAVELGWLPAAGWGKPADAVLPVIALAVGPMAYLVRIVQVEMLAVLDTTYMTTARAKRLPRRLIYLRHALPNIVTSTLTVGGLILAGLTAATVLIETVFAIPGLGTIMVSSVGAKDYPMVQGVVIVYALIVLGVNLVVDVILATIDPRSSITEG from the coding sequence ATGACGACGACTCCTCCTCCCGCGACCGCCGAGGTGGTCGACACGACCACGGCCGCCCTGGCGGCGCGGGCGGAGGAGCGCCGCCTGCGCCGGGGACTGTCCCCGCGCACGGCCTTCCTGCTGCGTCGCCTCGGTCGGCTCGTGCTCTCCCTGGCCGTCGTGGTCGTCGCGTCCTTCCTGCTCATGTACCTCGTGCCGGGCGACCCCGTGCGCGCGGCGCTCGGTCAGAGCGCGACACCGCAGCTCGTCGAGGCGACGCGGGCGCAGCTCGGCCTCGACCGTCCGATGGGGGAGCAGTTCCTCCGTTACCTCGGCGGTCTCGTGACCGGCGACCTGGGGACGTCCGTGCGGCTGCAGAGGCCCGTGACCGATGTGCTGTCCCAGCGCTTCCCGACCACACTGCTGCTCGCCGTTCTCGCTTTCGTGATCGCCGTCGTCGGGGCGCTGCCCGCGGGGATCGGCGCCGCGGTGCTCGCGCGATCCGGTCGTCGGCGAGGGCTCTCGATCGCCCTGTCGGCCTTCCTCGGCATCCTCATCGCCGTGCCGAGCTTCCTCGTCGCCGTCGCGCTCATCGCGCTTTTCGCCGTGGAACTCGGATGGCTCCCCGCCGCAGGGTGGGGCAAGCCGGCGGACGCCGTGCTGCCGGTCATCGCCCTGGCCGTCGGCCCGATGGCGTACCTCGTGCGGATCGTGCAGGTCGAGATGCTCGCCGTGCTCGACACCACGTACATGACGACCGCGCGCGCCAAGCGCCTGCCTCGGCGACTGATCTACTTGCGGCACGCGCTGCCGAACATCGTCACCTCCACCCTGACGGTCGGCGGCCTCATCCTCGCCGGTCTCACGGCAGCGACCGTGCTCATCGAGACGGTGTTCGCGATCCCCGGGCTCGGCACGATCATGGTGTCCTCGGTCGGAGCGAAGGACTACCCGATGGTGCAGGGCGTGGTCATCGTCTACGCGCTCATCGTGCTCGGCGTGAACCTCGTGGTCGACGTCATCCTCGCCACCATCGACCCGCGTTCCTCGATCACGGAGGGCTGA
- a CDS encoding dipeptide/oligopeptide/nickel ABC transporter permease/ATP-binding protein, whose amino-acid sequence MSARSRLLTPTAIAAVVGAALLAFLAIAGPLLWGAAADTTDVSSRLLGASAAHPFGTDELGRDILARVLAATRLTLLLTLGATAIALAGGVVFGLVASILPRYPRRWFTGLLDILLAFPWLLMVLFFTVIWGATATGAMLAIGFAGIPSFARLVYNLASSVSGRDYVRAARVVGVGPVGILVRHVLPNIANPFFVNAAATASVTLLSFAGLSFLGLGVQAPAYDWGRMLQEGILRIYVNPLAAIGPGIAIVLAGLVFTLLSEAVAATRGAGLRAVAARATGAVTLASRRTGRVPAATEPASDIVAEITDLRIAFPTADGGAVERVRGVDLRIARGEIVGIVGESGSGKSLTAMALAGLLGDDAIVTTSGHRFDDLDMTRTLTASDRARLGVELGMIFQDPLTSLNPALTIGRQLTEVPEVHMGMRPTQARARAADALSAVGIANAASRLTQYPHEFSGGMRQRAMIGMALTGRPRLIVADEPTTALDVTVQRQVMGVLHRAQEETGAAIVFISHDIALVSAFCDRVIVMKDGLVVESLAADRIREDARHPYTRALIACLPDMTSDRTRPLPVIPPELRPEALDEPGAAPQRDAHDQEVPV is encoded by the coding sequence ATGTCCGCTCGTTCCCGTCTCCTCACCCCGACTGCGATCGCCGCGGTGGTCGGCGCTGCGCTGCTCGCCTTCCTCGCGATCGCCGGGCCGCTGCTCTGGGGCGCGGCGGCCGACACCACCGACGTGTCGTCGCGTCTGCTCGGGGCGAGTGCCGCGCATCCCTTCGGCACCGACGAGCTGGGTCGCGACATCCTCGCCAGGGTCCTGGCGGCGACGCGCCTCACCCTGCTGCTCACGCTCGGCGCGACCGCGATCGCGCTGGCCGGAGGAGTCGTGTTCGGCCTCGTGGCCAGCATCCTGCCCCGCTATCCGCGGAGGTGGTTCACCGGCCTCCTCGACATCCTCCTCGCGTTCCCGTGGCTGCTGATGGTGCTCTTCTTCACGGTGATCTGGGGAGCCACCGCGACCGGTGCGATGCTCGCGATCGGATTCGCCGGCATTCCGTCGTTCGCCCGTCTCGTGTACAACCTCGCCTCATCGGTGTCGGGCCGCGACTACGTCAGGGCGGCCCGTGTCGTGGGCGTGGGGCCTGTCGGCATCCTCGTCAGGCATGTGCTTCCCAACATCGCGAACCCGTTCTTCGTGAACGCCGCCGCCACCGCGAGCGTGACGCTGCTCTCGTTCGCCGGCCTCTCGTTCCTCGGGCTCGGCGTGCAGGCGCCCGCATACGACTGGGGGCGGATGCTGCAGGAGGGCATCCTCCGCATCTACGTGAACCCGCTCGCCGCGATCGGACCGGGGATCGCGATCGTCCTCGCCGGTCTCGTCTTCACGCTGCTCAGCGAAGCCGTCGCCGCCACCCGCGGCGCGGGACTGCGCGCGGTCGCCGCGCGAGCGACCGGAGCGGTGACGCTCGCCTCTCGACGCACAGGCCGGGTCCCGGCGGCGACCGAGCCGGCGAGCGACATCGTGGCGGAGATCACCGATCTGCGCATCGCGTTCCCGACGGCAGACGGCGGCGCGGTCGAGCGGGTGCGCGGGGTCGACCTGCGCATCGCACGGGGAGAGATCGTCGGCATCGTCGGCGAGTCCGGGTCGGGCAAGTCCCTCACGGCGATGGCCCTCGCCGGGCTGCTCGGCGACGACGCGATCGTCACCACCTCGGGGCACCGCTTCGACGATCTCGACATGACGCGCACGCTCACGGCATCCGATCGTGCGCGGTTGGGCGTCGAGCTCGGCATGATCTTCCAGGACCCGCTCACGTCTCTGAACCCCGCGCTCACGATCGGACGACAGCTCACCGAGGTCCCCGAGGTGCACATGGGGATGCGGCCGACGCAGGCGCGCGCTCGCGCCGCCGATGCACTCTCGGCGGTGGGGATCGCGAACGCGGCGTCGCGCCTGACGCAGTATCCGCACGAGTTCTCCGGCGGTATGCGGCAGCGGGCGATGATCGGCATGGCGCTGACAGGGCGGCCGCGGCTCATCGTCGCCGACGAGCCGACCACGGCGCTCGACGTGACCGTGCAGCGCCAGGTGATGGGCGTGCTGCATCGCGCCCAGGAGGAGACCGGCGCCGCGATCGTCTTCATCTCCCATGACATCGCGCTCGTCTCCGCCTTCTGCGATCGGGTGATCGTGATGAAGGACGGCCTCGTGGTCGAGAGCCTCGCGGCGGACCGCATCCGTGAGGACGCCCGGCATCCGTACACGCGCGCTCTCATCGCCTGCCTGCCCGACATGACCAGCGACCGGACCCGGCCGCTGCCCGTGATCCCTCCGGAGCTCCGCCCCGAGGCTCTCGACGAGCCAGGGGCTGCGCCGCAGCGAGACGCCCACGACCAGGAGGTGCCGGTATGA
- a CDS encoding hydantoinase/oxoprolinase family protein, producing the protein MTARDLSIGVDVGGTNTDAVVLDGDGRVLAWTKRATTDDITGGIRAGIRDVLAAIGDDRSRVSRVMLGTTHATNAIVQRRQLDRVAMIRLGAPAATEYPPLTGWPEDLVSMVLAGSTMLGGGHMVDGTPIAPLDRDGILRFVDGLAGFDAIAVAGIFSPSSPEQELEVAELLRGHLGQDTRVFLSQDIGPTGLLERENATLLNAALYSVARSVTEALVTVVAEEGLDAATFFAQNDGTLMSLDYAAQYPVLTIGSGPANSIRGAAYLSGHDDAIVIDVGGTTSDLGVVVGGFPRESTLPREIGGVRTNFRMPDILSVGIGGGTIVDVESGRVGPDSVGYRIDREGLLFGGSTPTLTDAAALQGTPVVGRALPSLTPTVSAALERALAVVADRLDEAVERLSLGRMDIPLVVVGGGGFLVPDSLPSAGRILRPEHGGVANAVGAAISLAGGRADQMAPMGDRETAIEQASEAAVAKAIQAGADPLQVSVVEVLETHVPYTTQPTVNVTVKAAGPLARLSAEAPVR; encoded by the coding sequence ATGACCGCGCGCGACCTGTCCATCGGCGTCGACGTCGGAGGGACGAACACCGACGCCGTCGTCCTCGACGGAGACGGCCGCGTTCTCGCCTGGACCAAGCGGGCGACGACCGACGACATCACCGGCGGCATCCGCGCCGGCATCCGCGATGTGCTCGCCGCGATCGGCGACGACCGGTCGCGGGTCTCCCGGGTCATGCTCGGAACGACGCACGCGACCAACGCGATCGTGCAGCGGCGGCAGCTCGACCGGGTGGCCATGATCCGTCTCGGTGCTCCCGCCGCGACGGAGTATCCGCCTCTGACCGGCTGGCCGGAAGACCTCGTGAGCATGGTGCTGGCCGGCTCGACCATGCTCGGCGGCGGTCACATGGTCGACGGCACCCCGATCGCTCCGCTCGACCGCGACGGCATCCTCCGCTTCGTCGACGGGCTCGCCGGCTTCGACGCGATCGCCGTCGCCGGCATCTTCAGTCCCTCATCGCCCGAGCAGGAGCTGGAGGTCGCCGAGCTGCTGCGCGGTCACCTCGGGCAGGACACCCGCGTGTTCCTCAGTCAGGACATCGGCCCGACGGGTCTGCTCGAGCGCGAGAACGCCACGCTGCTGAACGCGGCCCTGTACAGCGTCGCGCGATCGGTGACCGAGGCACTCGTCACGGTCGTGGCCGAGGAAGGCCTCGACGCCGCGACGTTCTTCGCCCAGAACGACGGCACACTGATGTCCCTCGACTACGCGGCCCAGTACCCGGTGCTGACGATCGGCTCTGGCCCGGCGAATTCGATCCGAGGGGCGGCCTACCTGTCCGGTCACGACGACGCGATCGTCATCGACGTCGGCGGCACGACCTCCGACCTCGGCGTCGTGGTCGGCGGCTTCCCGCGTGAGTCGACGCTGCCGCGCGAGATCGGCGGAGTGCGCACGAACTTCCGGATGCCCGACATCCTCAGCGTGGGCATCGGCGGCGGCACCATCGTCGACGTCGAGTCCGGGCGCGTCGGGCCTGACTCCGTCGGCTACCGCATCGACCGGGAGGGGCTGCTGTTCGGCGGATCGACCCCGACCCTCACCGATGCCGCCGCGCTCCAGGGCACCCCCGTGGTCGGCCGCGCACTGCCCTCGCTCACGCCGACGGTGTCCGCCGCGCTCGAGCGGGCACTGGCGGTCGTCGCCGATCGGCTCGACGAGGCCGTCGAGCGTCTCTCGCTCGGGCGGATGGACATCCCGCTCGTCGTCGTGGGAGGTGGCGGATTCCTCGTGCCGGACAGTCTTCCCAGCGCGGGCCGCATCCTCCGCCCCGAGCACGGGGGCGTGGCCAATGCGGTCGGCGCCGCCATCTCGCTCGCCGGCGGACGTGCCGATCAGATGGCGCCCATGGGCGATCGCGAGACGGCGATCGAGCAGGCCTCCGAGGCTGCGGTCGCGAAGGCGATCCAGGCGGGAGCCGATCCGCTGCAGGTCTCCGTGGTCGAGGTCCTCGAGACCCATGTGCCGTACACCACGCAGCCCACCGTCAACGTCACGGTCAAGGCAGCCGGCCCACTGGCCCGATTGTCGGCCGAGGCCCCCGTCCGCTGA
- a CDS encoding ABC transporter substrate-binding protein has protein sequence MKRSTAVPVAAALSILALTLASCAGSSDQSGPDEGDFVSGGTFVTAVNDDPGDLDPMKAVSPDTFSVVSLAYESLIAVTADGDLVPWLAESWDETGTEVVFTLKDGITCTDGSEFTAQTVADNLNYNADPANATFSYGSVIDERISATADGDTVTVTSTENNPFLAVNVGTIMLVCDAGLEDTTALADTTDGTGLYGLSDVKPGDTYTFTKRDGYTWGPDDVTSDTEGLPDTIEARVVTDESTASNLLLSGELNAATITGADRARLDGAGLTHTGVRNPVGMMLFNEKEGRPFADPLVREALSIAIDRGEVGTVIADGEGLEPISLVTKNPLLCVADEPEWTLPDTDLDRAGELLDEAGWALNSDGLREKDGVPLTIKFVYNAPTSTHAAAAELVKEAWDGLGVTTELTANDAAAWSEQLFSTFDWDTGWVQVAPGGPVILSTFFDGATPDQGGLNFMWVDNPEYSALVAEASSATPEDSCGIFQDAEKQLIERFDVFPVIDNILPTYQSGAVFEQPNYIQPTSIRMLG, from the coding sequence ATGAAACGCAGTACCGCAGTACCCGTGGCCGCCGCTCTCTCCATCCTCGCGCTGACACTGGCGTCGTGCGCGGGGTCGTCCGATCAGTCCGGCCCGGATGAGGGCGACTTCGTCTCCGGCGGCACCTTCGTCACCGCGGTGAACGACGATCCCGGTGACCTCGACCCGATGAAGGCGGTCTCGCCCGACACGTTCTCGGTCGTCAGCCTCGCCTACGAGTCGCTGATCGCGGTGACCGCGGACGGCGACCTCGTGCCCTGGCTCGCCGAGAGCTGGGACGAGACGGGCACCGAGGTCGTGTTCACCCTCAAGGACGGGATCACCTGCACGGACGGGTCCGAGTTCACGGCCCAGACCGTGGCCGACAACCTGAACTACAACGCCGACCCGGCCAACGCCACGTTCTCGTACGGATCGGTCATCGACGAGCGGATCTCGGCGACCGCCGACGGCGACACCGTCACGGTCACGAGCACCGAGAACAACCCGTTCCTCGCGGTCAACGTCGGCACGATCATGCTGGTCTGCGATGCAGGCCTCGAAGACACCACGGCGCTGGCCGACACGACCGACGGCACGGGCCTCTACGGCCTGAGCGATGTGAAGCCCGGCGACACCTACACGTTCACGAAGCGCGACGGGTACACCTGGGGTCCCGACGACGTCACGAGCGACACCGAGGGTCTGCCCGACACGATCGAAGCCCGTGTGGTGACCGACGAGAGCACGGCGTCGAACCTGCTCCTGTCGGGCGAGCTCAACGCGGCGACGATCACCGGAGCCGACCGCGCGCGTCTCGACGGCGCCGGCCTCACCCACACCGGCGTGCGCAACCCCGTCGGCATGATGCTCTTCAACGAGAAGGAGGGACGTCCGTTCGCCGACCCGCTCGTGCGCGAGGCGCTGTCGATCGCGATCGACCGCGGCGAGGTGGGCACGGTCATCGCCGACGGCGAGGGGCTGGAGCCGATCTCCCTCGTCACCAAGAACCCGCTCCTCTGCGTCGCCGACGAACCGGAATGGACCCTGCCCGACACCGACCTCGACCGCGCGGGAGAGCTGCTCGACGAGGCGGGATGGGCGCTGAACTCCGACGGCCTCCGCGAGAAGGACGGCGTGCCGCTGACGATCAAGTTCGTCTACAACGCGCCCACCTCGACCCACGCGGCCGCCGCCGAGCTCGTCAAGGAGGCCTGGGACGGCCTCGGCGTCACGACCGAGCTCACCGCGAACGACGCGGCGGCCTGGTCGGAGCAGCTGTTCTCGACCTTCGACTGGGACACGGGCTGGGTGCAGGTCGCACCGGGCGGACCGGTGATCCTGTCCACCTTCTTCGACGGCGCCACCCCCGACCAGGGCGGGCTGAACTTCATGTGGGTCGACAACCCCGAGTACTCGGCCCTCGTCGCGGAGGCGTCGAGCGCGACGCCCGAGGACAGCTGCGGCATCTTCCAGGATGCCGAGAAGCAGCTCATCGAGCGCTTCGACGTGTTCCCGGTGATCGACAACATCCTGCCGACCTACCAGTCGGGCGCGGTGTTCGAGCAGCCGAACTACATCCAGCCGACCTCGATCCGGATGCTGGGCTGA
- a CDS encoding DUF917 domain-containing protein, with the protein MAQTSPAAATAAPITEITADDIAALGVGTAIFGTGGGGAVYTSQIMVENALREHGPVPLVRVDDLGPEDVVILMSGIGAPTVGIEMLSASGQIHALLAEAERLLGRPVTTLMAAEIGGSNGVQPIGWAARLGLKVLDADGMGRAFPDAAMVAMNVAGVPCEWAVQSDVVGNISVMKTIDLHWLERHARALTVASGSICIGAHYPMTADTVRGSVIEGTVSAALRVGHALMSSSDPVSAVAAELDARVLMTGKITDLDRRTVGGFVRGSVTITGTGADRGRLQRLELQNENLLVLEDGEVLVSVPDLITIIDAETGHAITTEMLRFGQRVSVLAWACDPIWRTDRGLELAGPAAFGYDLPYVPFEGANR; encoded by the coding sequence ATGGCTCAGACTTCCCCCGCCGCGGCCACAGCGGCACCGATCACCGAGATCACGGCAGACGACATCGCCGCGCTCGGCGTCGGCACCGCGATCTTCGGCACCGGAGGCGGCGGCGCCGTGTACACGTCGCAGATCATGGTCGAGAACGCGCTGCGCGAGCACGGACCCGTACCGCTCGTCCGCGTCGACGACCTCGGACCCGAGGACGTCGTGATCCTCATGTCGGGCATCGGCGCTCCGACGGTCGGCATCGAGATGCTCTCGGCATCGGGGCAGATCCACGCTCTGCTCGCCGAGGCCGAGCGCCTGCTCGGTCGCCCGGTCACGACGCTCATGGCGGCCGAGATCGGCGGGAGCAACGGCGTGCAGCCGATCGGCTGGGCCGCGCGGCTGGGCCTCAAGGTGCTCGACGCCGACGGCATGGGCCGAGCGTTCCCGGATGCCGCGATGGTGGCCATGAACGTGGCGGGCGTCCCCTGCGAATGGGCCGTGCAGAGCGACGTCGTCGGCAACATCTCGGTCATGAAGACCATCGACCTGCACTGGCTCGAGCGCCACGCGCGCGCTCTCACCGTCGCGAGCGGATCGATCTGCATCGGCGCCCACTACCCGATGACGGCCGACACCGTGCGGGGATCGGTCATCGAGGGCACCGTGAGCGCCGCCCTCCGGGTCGGACACGCGCTGATGTCGTCGTCGGACCCGGTGTCCGCAGTCGCCGCGGAACTCGACGCCCGTGTGCTCATGACCGGCAAGATCACCGATCTCGACCGCCGCACGGTCGGCGGGTTCGTGCGCGGCTCGGTCACCATCACCGGGACGGGCGCCGACCGCGGCCGACTGCAGCGCCTCGAACTGCAGAACGAGAACCTGCTCGTGCTCGAGGACGGCGAGGTGCTCGTCAGCGTCCCCGATCTCATCACGATCATCGACGCCGAGACCGGCCACGCCATCACCACCGAGATGCTGCGCTTCGGGCAGCGGGTGTCGGTCCTGGCCTGGGCGTGCGATCCGATCTGGCGCACCGACCGCGGTCTCGAACTGGCGGGGCCCGCCGCCTTCGGCTACGACCTGCCGTACGTCCCCTTCGAAGGAGCGAACCGATGA
- a CDS encoding ATP-binding cassette domain-containing protein, translating to MNALEIDDLSVRYGRTRVVERVSLAVPQGRTVGLVGESGSGKSTIAAAAVGLVRPESGSIRVDGVETTGGGAAARRARRRMQLVFQDPFSALDPLMPVGDSIAEALRSTGRRWSRAERVARVRELLAQVHLDPDRAGERPGAFSGGQRQRITVARALAGEPSVLIADEVTSALDVSVQGAILNLLREVQQELGLSMLFISHNLAVVRYISDEVCVMRHGAVVESGPTEALLDAPADPYTRDLLEAVPALGERMQFG from the coding sequence ATGAACGCACTCGAGATCGACGACCTGAGCGTGCGCTACGGTCGCACCCGGGTCGTCGAGCGTGTGAGCCTCGCGGTTCCGCAGGGGCGGACGGTCGGACTCGTCGGCGAGTCGGGGTCGGGCAAGAGCACGATCGCCGCGGCCGCAGTCGGTCTGGTGCGACCGGAGTCCGGGTCGATCCGCGTCGACGGCGTCGAGACGACCGGAGGCGGAGCAGCGGCGCGACGCGCCCGTCGCCGTATGCAGCTCGTCTTCCAGGACCCGTTCTCGGCCCTCGACCCCCTCATGCCGGTCGGCGACTCCATCGCCGAGGCGCTGAGGTCGACCGGTCGGCGATGGTCTCGGGCAGAGCGCGTCGCGCGCGTGCGGGAGCTGCTCGCCCAGGTGCATCTCGACCCCGACCGGGCGGGTGAGCGCCCCGGAGCCTTCTCGGGCGGCCAGCGACAGCGCATCACCGTCGCACGCGCTCTGGCGGGGGAGCCGTCGGTGCTGATCGCCGATGAGGTCACCAGTGCGCTCGACGTGTCCGTGCAGGGCGCCATCCTGAACCTGCTCCGCGAGGTGCAGCAGGAACTCGGGCTCTCCATGCTCTTCATCTCGCACAACCTCGCCGTCGTGCGATACATCAGCGACGAGGTGTGCGTGATGCGCCACGGCGCAGTGGTCGAGAGCGGCCCCACCGAGGCGCTGCTCGACGCACCGGCAGACCCCTACACCAGAGACCTGCTCGAGGCGGTTCCCGCTCTCGGAGAGAGGATGCAGTTCGGATGA